In the genome of Arachis hypogaea cultivar Tifrunner chromosome 9, arahy.Tifrunner.gnm2.J5K5, whole genome shotgun sequence, the window GACAGCAGCTTTGACAGCAACTTCCAGAGCCATTTCTGATCAAAAATCGCAGAGTGAGGGTGCGAGTAATGTGAAGATTGTGATTGCTTCACACCATTATTATACTTACCACTCAACTCACTCGAACattctttttcgttctttttttattttttaaatagaaaaaataaatttaattttcatacattgataaatctaattatatatattaaaaatacaataaacttAAAATAAAGCGACATATAAATTTCGGAGGATTTATATTTCGGATAAATTAGGGTGTTTGCTGCTTGAAGaactttattgatatttttttaattttaatgtatttattttatatttattaaaaaattaaaaactttaacaataataattttgttatgtGTCTCTCAGATATATATTAAGGTAAATCCTTAAAACTTATTGAATAAATAACAGCATATAGAGTAATTAGATAATGTATAAGATTTTGTTCTATCAAAATTATAACACATTTTTAGGCTTGTAGCTGTTGTTATAGTAATGATTTTGTAGttataaagtatttttattttgataagttaaATGAACGTTACTTTGGTTATTAATATTGTCGATGGGTCAAACACAGTCTTGAATATAGTTGAACCGCATTTTAGAGTTCATGATTTGAAGTTAACCCCCACTATGAACATGGCCATCAATTTGGCCACATTCGTGATATTTGTTAAGTAACATTTAAAAATAAGAATCATTTCTTATTTTGTACGCAAAATTGTTAATTATATTCGTATGTATTTCagaggttttttttttaatatagtgAAATTTTAAAGTCATCTCTAAAATTTAGAAAGATGAAgatttagagattaaattaaaattttgtattaaatttagtgTATAATATActgaattgaattatttttaaaattaataaaaatgtagTTTGAATCTGAATTTTTCTTGAACTGTATGTTCTCTTTATCATTAAGTTATGTTATTCTTCTCTTTATCATTAAGTTATGTTCTCTTTATCATTAAGTTAtgttattctttattattttatatgttaattattaattatataataaaattatacaataaatttttttaatattattttaattttatatttacttatatttaaattaattatattttttattaattataatataattattttttataattatatgatatttattaatattattttttaataaatatatatagcatataacaatataataaatataagaatattttaatataaaaataaaattaaataatctttatcataaaaaaattagaattttatatattatatttaataatagccGGATTATAACttgttaattgtaatttgttaaaatttgattatttttaaaatattagtaaaatatattttaaattttaattttggattttttattattttatattttttatttatatagaatTAGTTTAACCAATGACTCATCAGTTGAACTAATGAACCAATAAATTAATAGCCTAACCGATTCAATCACCCGTTTAATTCTTACAATTATAGTTCTCAAAACCAAACACGGTCTATGTTAGTGTAGTACACACCTCTAGAACCATCTGAAAGTTAAGTATGCCTAGTTAGTTATGCCAGCTCATCCCTAATTTGTTAGAACTCTCTAACCAACTTCTGTCATCACATCACACACACCTTCACTCTCTATATATATGCACATCAATGCAGTGACTTTAGCTGAGCTTTTAGCATTCAAATCTTTGATTTTTGTCTAGCAGCAAAGTACTCATCCAACGCTTCTCAAATTTTTTGTGCGTATCCAAATTCTACAACTTTGTTGACAAAGGCTTCGTTCATGGCAGAAAGCATTCAAGCTACTAAACACTCATCATGTTGTTCCCAATCTTCAAACTCAGGTGACACTTTTTCGACAATCTTTACTTGATCCGAATTGAACCTTCTTGGGATTGATAGAGCAGTAATGTGACTTTAACGTTTATTGGCCTTAATGCACACTAGTGCTTGTCGCTTCCGAAGTTGTCTTCATCCAACTTGATCGTTGCTAGAAAATTTGCTATGGATGCCATTGACGCTGAGAGTTGCAGCTGTGGAGCTCTAGCTTCTTGATTCTGTGAACCGAAAGTCACAGAATTTTCTATGGATCTGAACCATGTGCTCTGATACCATGAAGGTATTAGTAGCGTGTTGATGAAGAAAGAATTAAAATGCAGCAAAGACAGTTAGCAaaacagagagagagaagaacaaaaaaaatgatGGAGAGAGCATCATTTATCAAGGAGCTGAAGtagaattacaaaaaaaataacgaTCAAGAAATAAGGTGCCTCTGCAATTGAATACATTTTCAAGATCAACAAGGTTGTAAACTTCCTATCTGCTCTTGGAGCACCACTGTTGAATGAAAAACACTTTGAAACTGCGCTACAGGGTTTGGATGAGGACTTCAGCGCCTTCATAACCATGGTAAACTCAAAAATCGATCACATGACCATTAGTGAGTTTGAGTCTCAACTTCTTTCACAAGAAGAGGTAAATGAGAGATTTTGAAACTCTGGTGCATGCAAATCTAGCTCATAAGGAATCCAGGCATCCAGCACAAGCAAAACTGGAAATGAGTCTTCACCAGAGAAGTTCTATCAGAATTACAACAACTACGACAGAGGACAATCTAGCAGAAGGAGTAGAGGAAGAGGCTTTCGAGGAGGAAAGTCATGGTGGCAAAGAAACAGACCTCAATGCCAACTATGTAGCAGAGTTGGGCACACTGTTTGGGAGTGCTTTCACCGATTCAATCAAAACTACCAAAATCCACAACTGTAAACCTTCAACAGTAGTCCTCCTCCATCAAATCTTGGTTTTTCATAAGCAAGCTCAGCACTCCCAACCCTCGTTTCAACCAACTCAGCACTCAAACAACACCAGTTAGAATCATCCTCAAGCCTTACTAACCGCCAACACCTGTGCTAACCAAGGGTGGTACCCAGACTCCGGAGCATCCCACCACATCACCTTTGATCAGATGAATCTGATCAACAACTCTGAGTACTCAGGTCCCGAGCAAGTATTTGGAGGTACTGGCAAAGGTATGAGTATTGTTAACATTGGGAGATCTATTATGCATGCCTCTATGTCAAAAACCTCCTTTTAACTTCAAAATTTGCTTCATGTACCCACTATTTTTAAGAATCTAACCAGTGTCTCAAAATTtgcattaaataataaagtattttttgaattttaacctCATTTATGTGCTATAAAATGCTAAAAATTCAGAAAGATTCTGCTTCAAAATAGACTTAGTAATAGTCTATATAAGTTTAATGATATACAAATATCAAGACTACTATGAAATTCTAATAAAGCTCACCTATTTAATGTTGAGTAGAAAAAAAAACAAGTGCAAACATtgcaaaaatagaaaacaaagcaaaaaataaaagagccaTAGGGggataatgattttttttattaaactagATGTATAATGATAGTGATTAGCTAATATAATTGATATCAccccatttttaaaaaaaaaattccaacttTAGCTCATATTCTTTAGTTCAAAATGTTTATCTGATTTGCTAAGACAAAATCCGCATCAAGTTTAGACTTTAGAGACACTACAATAATAaggcttttttatataaataagcaTGGGAGAAACTTTAATTCCAGGAATACGCATGGCATGATATAATTACTGAAATACGCATGGCCAACTCCCTGCCACCGGCCACGAAATGGAATTCCAAACCAATTCGCAGCAAGTGACCACGAAATGGGGGGAGCAGCAGCAGCTTTTCAACTTCGTGGCTGCCACATAGTAGGTGAAACACATTAATTACGGCGCACACAAAGTGGTCAATGTCAAGACCAGCGCCCACGAAATGGCCAATTAGCTGGCAGCGACAACGAAGTGGGTGGATTCGTTCCTGGCGCCCACGAGTTGGGTGTTCTGAACGGCAGCAGCAGCAAGGTCACATGCATTGGCTGTGTCTGGTGGCAGGGGACACTTGGAAAGGGAGCCAATAGTTGTATAAAAAGGGGGTGGGGAGAGCTTTCATGCACGGTTAAATTCCAAGTGgggtaaggaaaaaaaaaacaaagtggTTAGCATGGTAAATGTAACCTGAGAGGAGGTGAGCTTCTGGTAGTgagtttttcaatttaaaaaataacttaatatgAGTGGGGGTGGGGTGAACGTGGAGGAGAACTTAAACCGGCTGGACGAACATCATATAACGGCACATTTATTCCATAAGGTTTGTTTACACCATTAATCAATTTGCTATTGTTAGGGATTGTTAGTAATATTTTTTCGATATTAACCTTATTTTATAGAGTATTTCTAACTGTTGTCTTTCTTGGTTTCCTATGTTGTAGCCCACACGTGTTCTTACTTCTCATGGCACGCTCGTAGATGTATTCATGTTAGAGCCTGGGGGATCCAACCATGGAAATTAGGCGGGAGAGGCTCGACCCTTATTTGAGACGTACCGGATTTTTTCATGCCTCTTTGATCAAGCGTTTCGAGTACGACAATCCACTTATTAGTGCCTTTGTGGAACGGTGGCGTCCGGAGATGCATACGTTTCATCTCCCTTGGGGTGAGTGTACTATAACTCTGGAGGATGTAGCCATGCAGCTAGGTCTACCTATAGATGGACAGCCTGTTAGCGGTACGTTGAGGTCATGGAGTAAGTTTCATCAGAGAGATATTTGGGAATGGTGTCATGAACTTCTAGGTGAGGTTCACCCCGGCCACGTAGGGACAACGAAGTACAACATCAAGTTGAAGTGGCTGAGAACTCGTCTTCAGCAGATGCCGCTTGAGTTAGATGATAATGGTCTCATGCAGTATGCACGTTGTTACATACTTGACTTGTTGGGAGGTGTGCTTCTCCCGGACAAGGCCAACAACACAGTCCATGTACGATATCTGCCATTATTGGCTGACTTTGATGCCATTGGTACCTACAGTTGGGGTAGTGTCGTCCTCTGCTGGTTATATCGTTCTATGTGCCTAGCAACAGACTACAGTGTTGAGGGTATGGCCGGGTGTCATACCTTGCTCATGTCGTGGATTTACTACAGATTACCGTTCTGGGCCCCGAATGTTACAACACCCATTAGTTTTCCTTTGGCCACGAGGTATTTATTTCATACTTCACACTTAGTAACTTTTATGAAGTATCCTTTAATGTTAGAAATGTATATTTGTGATTAAGTTTGTGGTTGTCCAACAGGTGGGCAGGGAAAAAAGGACAGAATGACTATGCTGAGCAGCGCCTACTTAGGCACCGTCTGCGCTTGGACAATCTGCAAGTCGATGAGGTTGGTGGTCGTTGTTATTATTATGTACTCAATACCTGCCTATGTAGTCTGTTGTGACGGCGTTCCTTTATATTTGCAGTTTGTTTGGCAACCGTACATGGACCCCCGGATTCTGTCTAGAGTTCCCGCAGAATTCCTCGGCCACCCGCATGGAGATTTCTATAGCGCCGTTGTGCCTCTAATATTTTTCAGGTGGATTGAGATCCTAAATGTTGACCGGGTGTTATGACAGTTTGGGGGAAAGCAAGGACGTCCAAACCCGTCGCTTAATATTGATACCTTCCATCGACAATCAGCCCGTAATGACGACGGTTGGTGGCCGGTTCGACTATCAAAATGGTTTGAGGTATGGGGCAACCGGCGCACGGATGCATACCGGCTGCGGGTTCATCGTGCAGATACATTGCGTCCCAGCCATGATTATTATAGGTTGTACTGTGAGAGAACAAGGAAGTTTCTGTCCGTCCCTGACGCACTGCATGACCCGCGGGGTGACACTATCCCCGCAGATGCCCCCCACAGAGTATGGACGAGGCCCTGTGGTTAATTTGCCTCCCGTTCCCCGAGACCATCGGCGGCGCCGTCCCCGTAGAGCCAGAGTTGAGGGCCATGCTGATCATGGGGAGGATGAGCAAGAGTTGCCAGAACAAGACCGACCCAGTTTTGAGCCAGATTACGGACACCATATTCCCCGAGAGGATCCTCCAGTTGCAGGAGACTGCTACTACCCGCAACCTGCTGGACCGACGGAACCCCCGCAGCCTTCTTCCATTCAGCAGTTTATGCCATATCAGAGTAGCTACGAGATTGGCGGCTCATCACAGGGAGGTACACAAGACTTGATTGATTCAATGGACAGAGTTGGGTGGATAAATTTCTCTTCATTATTCGACGGGTTGGACCATTTTATTCCTCAGCAGTCATCCCCACACACCCCCACTGATCTTGCACTCGCCCTGCCTCGCTCAGATGCCTGGCCGACGTCTTTTGTACACAGGAGCTGATGCTACAACAGACGAGGTAGATGTACCAGCTGCTCGCCCCCGCCGGGACACTCGAGCCCCTTCGTGTGGCACAGGCGGCAGATTGGGTCACGAGCACTGTTAGTCTTGTGTTAGTTTGTTGATGTTGTTCGTTTTACTGTTTAGTCTTGGTGTTATTTATTTCTCCTTTTTACCATTTGCTGTTTCGTATGTTATTTAGAGTGTATTTCCTGTACTGTTtgttgtttgaagttgatgtgCTGTGTCGGTTCTTTTATTAAGCATGCATTTACTTTACGTCTTTTCTTTGTTGACGACTATTTTTAGTAATGATAGCCTCGCATTTTATTATCGTGATACCAAACCGAGAATGCAAATGTGGAagaaacaacaaaatcaaaaacaaTAGATGAAACATTTGGGTCTTCTCCAGTACAACGAAatagaaacaataaaaaaaaagtacattAGATTACACTGGTTAAAACTTAGGTTGCAGAAGCATGCGGACAATGTCGCCTGGTATGTCCGGGTTGCCTGCAAATCCCGCACCTCTTACCTGGTCCCGGCTCAACATTGTCCATTTCATTTCGAATCCTAGTAGATATCGGACACCCTTCCATTGTCCGTCGTAGAAGGGGGTTAGGCCGGACATGTGGTCCTTCATAAGGGGGCCACATATCCTCATCCGGTACGGGCTGGAATTCCATCTGATAGACCCGAAACACGCTCTCAACATGGTACACTAAGTCAACATACTCTTGCCAGTCCAACCTCGCATATGCACACGCGGCCAGAGCATGTGCACAAGGATAATGTAACGCCTGGAAGTAACCACAATCACATCTGTGGTACCGAAGGTTAACTCGGAACCGTGACTGCACCCCTGCAGCAGCTATCTCGTCGACTGTGAATATAGTTGTAGCTCTATCGTATGACGTCACCAACATCTGGGGAATGCCCTCACGGTTCGCTAGTATG includes:
- the LOC114924466 gene encoding uncharacterized protein, producing the protein MTTNLSECINSVLKGTRNLPVCAIVKSTYHRLNKLFVMKGRQAQAQVASGQVFSQFLQKAILANREGIPQMLVTSYDRATTIFTVDEIAAAGVQSRFRVNLRYHRCDCGYFQALHYPCAHALAACAYARLDWQEYVDLVYHVESVFRVYQMEFQPVPDEDMWPPYEGPHVRPNPLLRRTMEGCPISTRIRNEMDNVEPGPGKRCGICRQPGHTRRHCPHASAT
- the LOC112709579 gene encoding protein MAIN-LIKE 1-like — encoded protein: MEIRRERLDPYLRRTGFFHASLIKRFEYDNPLISAFVERWRPEMHTFHLPWGECTITLEDVAMQLGLPIDGQPVSGTLRSWSKFHQRDIWEWCHELLGEVHPGHVGTTKYNIKLKWLRTRLQQMPLELDDNGLMQYARCYILDLLGGVLLPDKANNTVHVRYLPLLADFDAIGTYSWGSVVLCWLYRSMCLATDYSVEGMAGCHTLLMSWIYYRLPFWAPNVTTPISFPLATRWAGKKGQNDYAEQRLLRHRLRLDNLQVDEFVWQPYMDPRILSRVPAEFLGHPHGDFYSAVVPLIFFRWIEILNVDRVL